A stretch of DNA from Coccidioides posadasii str. Silveira chromosome 1, complete sequence:
GTTTTTAACCTCCTGCACACGCTGGAGGGTTCTAGACCAAAAGTAGCCATTCCGGCAGTCTTCAATGCAATCTATAGTCGAACGAACCCGGCAGCCCTGGATCCAAGTCGCAAGTCAGCCATGATGTCCCACTTAACTGAGGCAGATTTGGCGGCGTTCTTGGTCATGTATGCGAGATCGCTAGATGAAGACGTCTTAGATGAGATTTGGTTGGATTGCACAACATTCCTACGAGATGTTCTAAGTAATCCTTTTCCCCATCGCCAAATTCTATCTCGGCTGTTGGAATTTGCGGCAATATTGGGCGAAAAGATGGAGCATACAACTTTCGGGGAAGACCAACGTGCTAAAAGGGACTTAGGAGTAAGTCATCTTACTTAATAGTCGTGCCAGAAATAAGTCTGACTTTGAACAGGACATACTTTTGAGGCTTCTCACTGCCATTTCGACTAGTAAGCCGACAGGCGCGTCTCAAGACCAATCGTCAACGTCCCGCGCGGTTCAAAATCCAGACAACCAGGTTTCCTCGCTGAGCAAGGACCTAGTAATCGGACCGGACGATGTTTACAGTATTCTATCTTCCATCATGCCAGCATTGACGACCTCATTAGGTGACGCAGATCGTATAGCGTCCGCCATGTCCAACATTTCGACAAATATACTCGCACCCTTGTTTCACTCTCGACTATTCCCACAAAATATCAATAAAACCATGTTAGATATCCTTCAACAAATGTCAAAGATCCCAAGTGCTTCCAGATACTGGAGAAAGGACGTTGGGGATGCGTTAAATGACCCTAAGTTCTTCGCCGTGAAGCTGAATCTTGTGAAGAGCAACTGGCTAGGTCTCCTCCGCCAATGGACGCTTACGGACAAAGAGCGTCTTCCAGAATTATTGTCTCGACTCTCACAGCCTTCATCCGCCGGGATAATGTTTGGTGTTGGCGCTTCGGCAGCTCGACTCGAAGCTGACCGTAAATCGCAGCTGAATCTCCGCAGGATTGCCCTTTTGATTCTGGCCGCAGATGAGGATCATTTTAGCGGCGATTTATCTGTGCTTCAGCAGAAGTTAGAAGATCTCCTCGCCGCCACGCATATCTCGTCACCCTCTTCCGCAACGAGAGCTGAGGTGTACATGGTGCTCAGGGCACTGGTTCTTAAAACTTCTACAATCCATCTAGCGCCGTTTTGGCCCTTGATTAATACCGAGCTTCAAGAAGTGGTTTATACCATCGCTCCGGGACGGGAATCAGAGACGTACAATCCGTATTGCCTGTTGCAGGCCTGCAAGCTTCTGGAGACTTTGCTCCTTACATCGCCAGATGACTTCCAATTGCAGGAATGGCTGTTTGTCACGGATACAATCGATATTATATACCCACCAGATCGATGGGAGGCCGTGGCACTGGCGGACGAGATTGCTCTAGCTTTGGGCACTACGAAAAACGGCTCCACGGCACATCTTCACGAAACTGGCGAACGTGACGATGAATTCAACCGTCTATGGCTTGGTACCGATTTGAGTAGAGAGACAGCCAAGGATGAAATAGTAGATAGACTTCTGAGGCCATTTTTCACGCGTCTCAGCATCCACGCCTTTGAGAGCACATATAGCCTGGGGAGCCCTGACTCGTTGGCGTGTCAAGATGATTTGCTGGCGGACTTGTTCAACGACTTTACAATTGCGAGCTAAAGGCCTTTTCATGCAAATGTAATATAATCACTGTATATTCAATTACTCTGTACAAAGTCAAGAAATATGTATTTAACTGCTACTCTGGACTCCGTTCTCATCAAGCTTTCATCTAGACGTGACGCCTCGGTCTGCTTTATTCGGTGGAGCCGAGGTGATTTCGAACCAAGCCATTGGACAGAGACTCCGTTGCACATGTATGTAACGCCGTGGCAAGGACTCCATGCGTTGGTGTCGGTCTTAGGCTTGCCAAAGCATCCCTTTTTCCGGTGAATTGTGCTCCGTGTGTGGCGTGCAAGGGTTTCAACCTTCGAAACAAAAGCGCCAATGGTGCGGTGAGCAAGGAGCCTTATTtaaattataaaaaaaaaaaaaaaaaagaaaagaaaagaaaaggcagACCGCATTCAGATTCAAAGTCGCTATCACCATTCCCTCCTTATCGGTTCAATCTTCCAGCTTGAGAGCACCGGATATTCGATTCAACTGCTCTCGCTCTGCATCGCCAGCTGTCAATCTCCTGAAATTCAATTCCTCCGCTGCCAAGCCAGAAATCAAACGGAACAAAACGAACGCCAAAGCTCAACATTTCGACGTCTGATCACGACATTCTACTTCAAATACTCCTCGTCAACagaacatcatcatcatgaCTTCGAGAGCATTTTCTCCGCTGCTTCGGACAATGGCGAAGTCGCCTGCCTTCACACGCGTCCACAGAGCTGCTCCTTTTTCGACCTCCAGTCAGCTGCTCAACTCAGTGGACACGGTTCTCCCAAGATACAAGCCTCTTGGGGCCTTTAGAGGAGGGTATGATGACAGCTTTTGCCTATTTATCCTACCTTTGACGAAATATATCTAACCTTCATGTCTGTGCCACTTCCAGAATATTTGGATTCCTTTTCGGCTCCACACTCGCAGGCGCCTCGGTCTACTATTATATCCTACAGGAATACAGACTG
This window harbors:
- a CDS encoding uncharacterized protein (EggNog:ENOG410PYI0~TransMembrane:1 (o50-73i)), with translation MTSRAFSPLLRTMAKSPAFTRVHRAAPFSTSSQLLNSVDTVLPRYKPLGAFRGGIFGFLFGSTLAGASVYYYILQEYRLSNDMLTEDIYVRYCI